In Penicillium oxalicum strain HP7-1 chromosome I, whole genome shotgun sequence, a single window of DNA contains:
- a CDS encoding Cell surface mannoprotein MP65 translates to MKQVTKALLALQLVCGRVFAQDRGPSAHCPDGSYGLVWDGEHGLPNTGDASTRVMARRQMTSIEPPSPASPLQPDNAWLASPSAPPACPEGPDLLLDDSLFGSRLLNRPGRPPVQQPNPVQHPGPDQHAMPSHQFGISYSPYRPDRSCKTQQEIKDDISKLTEYPLIRIYGTDCGQTVKVARAAREHKKQVFAGVYELADLPNTLKEYKEAASLPDGGTDWSIFHTIAVGNELVNSGMASPADVIGALNQARTILRRDGYKGPIVTVDTFSVLLKHPELCIASDYCAANCHAFFDATQHASNAGPYVLEQAHAVSAAAGGKHTMITESGWPHAGDPNGAAVPSPENQRVALDSLRRSFSHREGDLVLFTAYDDMWKKDNQYTFNAERFWGMY, encoded by the exons ATGAAGCAGGTTACCAAGGCGCTTTTGGCATTGCAGCTGGTGTGTGGTAGGGTATTTGCTCAAGACAGAG GGCCAAGTGCTCACTGTCCTGATGGATCATATGGTCTTGTCTGGGATGGAGAACATGGTCTGCCTAACACTGGTGATGCCAGCACTCGAGTGATGGCAAGGAGGCAG ATGACTTCCATCGAGCCTCCATCACCAGCGTCTCCTCTCCAGCCAGACAACGCCTGGCTTGCGTCCCCATCAGCGCCCCCAGCTTGTCCTGAAGGCCCTGACTTGCTTTTGGATGACTCACTATTCGGATCGAGGTTATTGAACAGGCCTGGACGTCCTCCTGTGCAACAGCCCAACCCAGTCCAGCATCCTGGTCCCGATCAGCATGCGATGCCCAGCCATCAATTCGGCATCTCATATTCGCCATATCGGCCAGACCGGTCCTGCAAAACCCAACAGGAGATCAAAGATGATATCAGCAAGCTGACCGAATATCCCCTCATCCGCATCTACGGAACAGACTGCGGCCAGACCGTCAAGGTGGCCAGGGCAGCGCGAGAGCACAAAAAGCAAGTTTTCGCCGGAGTCTATGAACTGGCCGATCTGCCCAACACCCTCAAGGAATATAAAGAGGCAGCCAGTCTACCCGACGGCGGAACAGATTGGTCCATCTTCCACACCATCGCCGTCGGCAACGAGCTTGTCAACAGCGGAATGGCATCACCGGCGGACGTGATCGGAGCACTGAATCAGGCTCGCACCATCCTCCGCCGCGACGGATACAAGGGGCCCATCGTCACCGTGGATACGTTCTCGGTCCTTCTTAAACACCCCGAGCTATGCATCGCCTCGGACTATTGTGCTGCCAACTGCCATGCCTTTTTTGACGCAACTCAGCATGCGTCTAATGCAGGGCCCTACGTGCTTGAGCAGGCCCACGCGGTCTCGGCGGCAGCTGGTGGGAAGCATACGATGATCACCGAGTCGGGATGGCCTCATGCCGGGGATCCAAACGGTGCTGCGGTGCCATCCCCCGAGAACCAGCGTGTCGCTCTTGATAGTCTTCGTCGGAGCTTTTCCCATCGGGAAGGGGATCTTGTGCTGTTTACTGCATACGACGATATGTGGAAGAAGGACAATCAATACACATTTAATGCTGAGCGATTTTGGGGTATGTATTAG
- a CDS encoding Serine palmitoyltransferase 1: MDIHETQRLLAEFVHELANLFHRVPGSAILLRYVKSSYQDDPIRSAVELFLFLFAVRYLLAPKYSTKPGVVPLTEDEIDDLVDEWTPEPLVANPLALEEMEVEKRTMIVGPVGPKSKLSNGRTVNNLCSFNFYNFNTNESLKEQAIQTLRNYGVGPCGPRGFYGTQDVHMKTEADIASFLGTPACIMYSQAFSTISSVIPAFSKRGDIIVADKGVGFAIRKGIQISRSIVRWYEHNDMEDLERVLAKVTKEQARKPLTRRFIITEGLFESYGDMVDLPKVVELRLKYKFRLILDETWSFGVLGRTGRGITEHQNVDPAQVDMIVGSLAGPLVGGGGFCAGSEEIVHHQRISASAYTFSAALPALLSTTASATINLLQSSPEVIGQLREHTKAMRAQLDPRSDWVYCSSAPENPILILVLKPEVVASKRLSFDDQQYVLQDIVDECLANGVMITRLKVLDDNFQPKQIVSPALKVCVTIGLTKKEIEKAGTTIRHAITKVMSKRK; this comes from the exons ATGGATATTCACGAGACCCAGCGTCTCCTGGCGGAGTTTGTCCACGAACTCGCGAATCTATTCCACCGCGTTCCCGGTTCCGCGATTCTTCTGCGATACGTCAAGTCCAGCTATCAGGATGACCCCATCAGATCTGCGGTCGAACTGTTCCTATTCCTATTTGCTGTGCGCTACCTGTTGGCGCCGAAATACTCTACAAAACCTGGCGTCGTGCCTTTGACCGAGGATGAAATAGACGACCTTGTTGACGAATGGACCCCGGAGCCGCTTGTGGCTAACCCGTTGGccttggaagagatggaggTTGAAAAGCGGACAATGATCGTTGG TCCTGTCGGTCCAAAGTCGAAACTCTCCAACGGGCGCACCGTAAATAACCTCTGCTCCTTCAATTTCTACAACTTCAACACGAATGAGTCGCTCAAAGAGCAGGCGATCCAAACGCTTCGCAATTACGGTGTGGGTCCTTGCGGACCTCGCGGGTTTTACGGTACACAAGACGTACACATGAAGACCGAAGCCGACATCGCTTCCTTTTTGGGCACACCAGCCTGCATTATGTACTCGCAAGCATTTTCTACTATCTCCAGTGTCATCCCCGCGTTCTCCAAGCGTGGTGATATCATTGTTGCGGACAAGGGAGTCGGCTTTGCTATCCGGAAAGGTATCCAGATTTCGCGCAGCATCGTCCGGTGGTACGAACATAATGACATGGAGGATCTGGAACGTGTTCTCGCCAAGGTCACCAAGGAACAAGCTCGCAAGCCATTGACTCGGCGATTTATCATTACCGAGGGTCTTTTTGAATCTTATGGCGATATGGTCGATCTACCCAAAGTT GTCGAATTGAGGTTGAAATACAAGTTTCGTCTCATCTTGGACGAGACATGGTCTTTCGGTGTCCTGGGCCGCACTGGACGCGGCATTACGGAACACCAGAATGTCGATCCTGCTCAGGTCGACATGATCGTTGGCTCCCTCGCCGGTCCGCTggttggcggtggtggatTTTGTGCAGGGTCTGAAGAAATCGTTCATCACCAGCGTATCTCAGCCTCTGCCTACACTTTCTCTGCCGCCCTCCCCGCTTTACTCTCCACCACGGCCAGTGCGAcgatcaatcttcttcaaagcAGCCCTGAAGTTATCGGTCAGCTTCGAGAGCACACAAAGGCCATGCGCGCCCAATTAGACCCTCGCAGTGACTGGGTATATTGCTCCAGTGCCCCGGAAAACCCtattctcatcctcgtcttgAAACCGGAGGTTGTGGCATCAAAGAGACTGTCTTTCGACGATCAACAGTATGTTCTTCAGGATATTGTCGACGAG TGTCTTGCCAACGGTGTCATGATTACTCGTCTCAAGGTTCTTGACGACAATTTCCAGCCCAAGCAGATCGTGTCTCCTGCGCTCAAGGTTTGTGTTACGATTGGTCTTACCAAAAAGGAGATCGAGAAAGCCGGAACCACCATTCGGCACGCCATCACAAAAGTCATGAGCAAGAGAAAGTAA